A genomic window from Streptomyces sp. HUAS YS2 includes:
- a CDS encoding purine-nucleoside phosphorylase, whose amino-acid sequence MNATATPYEAAEAAAARLRELTGVENHDVALVMGSGWAPAVDALGAPEAEFPVTELPGFPPPAVEGHGGKIRSYKIGEKRALVFLGRTHFYEGRGVAAVAHGVRTAVAAGCKTIVLTNGCGGLREGMRPGQPVLISDHINLTGASPIVGANFVDLTDLYSPRLRALCKEVDETLEEGVYVQFPGPHYETPAEINMVRAMGGDLVGMSTTLEAIAAREAGAEVLGISLVTNLAAGLSGEPLNHEEVLQAGRDSAARMGELLTRVLDRI is encoded by the coding sequence GTGAACGCAACTGCCACCCCGTACGAGGCCGCCGAGGCCGCCGCCGCGCGCCTGCGCGAGCTGACCGGAGTCGAGAACCACGACGTGGCGCTCGTCATGGGCTCCGGCTGGGCCCCGGCCGTCGACGCGCTCGGCGCGCCCGAGGCCGAGTTCCCGGTCACCGAGCTGCCCGGCTTCCCGCCGCCGGCCGTCGAGGGCCACGGCGGCAAGATCCGCTCGTACAAGATCGGTGAGAAGCGCGCGCTGGTCTTCCTGGGCCGCACCCACTTCTACGAGGGCCGGGGCGTCGCCGCGGTCGCGCACGGCGTGCGCACCGCGGTCGCGGCCGGCTGCAAGACCATCGTGCTGACGAACGGCTGCGGCGGTCTGCGCGAGGGCATGCGCCCGGGCCAGCCGGTCCTGATCAGCGACCACATCAACCTGACGGGCGCCTCGCCGATCGTCGGCGCGAACTTCGTGGACCTGACGGACCTGTACTCGCCGCGGCTGCGCGCGCTGTGCAAGGAGGTGGACGAGACGCTGGAGGAGGGCGTGTACGTCCAGTTCCCCGGCCCGCACTACGAGACCCCGGCCGAGATCAACATGGTCCGTGCCATGGGCGGCGACCTGGTCGGCATGTCCACGACCCTGGAGGCCATCGCGGCCCGCGAGGCCGGCGCGGAGGTCCTCGGCATCTCCCTCGTCACCAACCTGGCGGCGGGCCTCTCGGGCGAGCCGCTGAACCACGAGGAGGTCCTCCAGGCGGGCCGCGACTCGGCGGCGCGCATGGGTGAACTGCTCACCCGGGTGCTCGACCGCATCTAG
- a CDS encoding acetyl/propionyl/methylcrotonyl-CoA carboxylase subunit alpha, which yields MRKVLIANRGEIAVRVARACRDAGIASVAVYADPDRDALHVRAADEAFALGGDTPAASYLDMAKVLQAAKDAGADAIHPGYGFLSENADFAQAVLDAGLTWIGPPPQAIRDLGDKVAARHIAQRAGAPLVAGTPDPVSGADEVVAFAEEHGLPIAIKAAFGGGGRGLKVARTLEEVPELYDSAVREAVAAFGRGECFVERYLDKPRHVETQCLADSHGNVVVVSTRDCSLQRRHQKLVEEAPAPFLSEEQNAQLYAASKAILKEAGYVGAGTVEFLVGLDGTISFLEVNTRLQVEHPVTEEVTGIDLVREMFRIADGEELGYGDPEIRGHSFEFRINGEDPGRNFLPAPGTVTLFAAPTGPGVRLDAGVETGSVIGPAWDSLLAKLVVTGATREQALQRAARALAEFKVEGMATAIPFHQAVVVDPAFTADPFKVHTRWIETEFVNEIKPFAPAGAEADEDEAGRETIVVEVGGKRLEVSLPSSLGMTLARTGLAAGAKPKRRAAKKSGPTASGDTLASPMQGTIVKVAVEEGQEVKEGDLIVVLEAMKMEQPLNAHRSGTIKGLSAEVGASVSSGAPICEIKD from the coding sequence GTGCGCAAGGTGCTCATCGCCAACCGAGGCGAAATCGCTGTCCGCGTCGCCCGGGCCTGCCGGGACGCCGGGATCGCCAGCGTAGCCGTCTACGCCGATCCGGACCGGGACGCTCTGCACGTCCGCGCGGCCGACGAGGCGTTCGCCCTGGGCGGTGACACCCCGGCCGCCAGCTACCTGGACATGGCCAAGGTGCTCCAGGCCGCGAAGGACGCGGGCGCGGACGCGATCCACCCGGGTTACGGCTTCCTCTCCGAGAACGCCGACTTCGCCCAGGCCGTGCTCGACGCCGGCCTGACCTGGATCGGCCCGCCGCCGCAGGCCATCCGCGACCTCGGCGACAAGGTGGCGGCCCGTCACATCGCCCAGCGCGCGGGCGCCCCGCTCGTCGCGGGCACCCCGGACCCGGTCTCCGGCGCCGACGAGGTCGTCGCGTTCGCCGAGGAGCACGGCCTGCCGATCGCGATCAAGGCCGCCTTCGGCGGTGGCGGTCGCGGCCTGAAGGTCGCCCGCACCCTCGAAGAGGTGCCGGAGCTGTACGACTCCGCCGTCCGCGAGGCGGTCGCCGCCTTCGGTCGCGGCGAGTGCTTCGTCGAGCGCTACCTGGACAAGCCGCGGCACGTCGAGACCCAGTGCCTCGCCGACTCGCACGGCAACGTGGTGGTCGTCTCCACCCGTGACTGCTCGCTCCAGCGCCGCCACCAGAAGCTCGTCGAGGAGGCCCCGGCGCCGTTCCTCTCCGAGGAGCAGAACGCCCAGCTGTACGCCGCCTCGAAGGCGATCCTGAAGGAGGCCGGCTACGTCGGCGCCGGCACGGTCGAGTTCCTGGTCGGCCTCGACGGGACGATCTCCTTCCTGGAGGTCAACACCCGCCTCCAGGTCGAGCACCCGGTGACCGAGGAGGTCACCGGCATCGACCTGGTCCGCGAGATGTTCCGCATCGCCGACGGCGAGGAGCTCGGTTACGGCGACCCGGAGATCCGCGGCCACTCCTTCGAGTTCCGCATCAACGGCGAGGACCCGGGCCGCAACTTCCTCCCGGCCCCCGGCACCGTCACCCTGTTCGCCGCGCCGACCGGCCCGGGCGTCCGGCTGGACGCGGGCGTCGAGACCGGCTCGGTCATCGGCCCGGCGTGGGACTCGCTGCTCGCCAAGCTGGTCGTCACCGGCGCGACCCGTGAGCAGGCGCTGCAGCGCGCCGCCCGCGCGCTCGCCGAGTTCAAGGTGGAGGGCATGGCCACGGCCATCCCGTTCCACCAGGCGGTCGTGGTCGACCCGGCGTTCACCGCAGACCCGTTCAAGGTCCACACCCGCTGGATCGAGACCGAGTTCGTCAACGAGATCAAGCCGTTCGCCCCGGCGGGCGCCGAGGCCGACGAGGACGAGGCGGGTCGCGAGACCATCGTCGTCGAGGTCGGCGGCAAGCGCCTGGAGGTCTCCCTGCCGTCCTCGCTCGGCATGACGCTGGCCCGTACCGGCCTGGCCGCCGGCGCGAAGCCGAAGCGCCGTGCCGCGAAGAAGTCCGGCCCGACCGCCTCCGGCGACACCCTCGCCTCCCCGATGCAGGGCACCATCGTGAAGGTGGCCGTCGAGGAGGGCCAGGAGGTCAAGGAGGGCGACCTGATCGTCGTCCTGGAGGCCATGAAGATGGAGCAGCCGCTGAACGCGCACCGCTCCGGCACGATCAAGGGCCTGTCCGCGGAGGTCGGTGCCTCCGTCAGCTCGGGCGCCCCGATCTGCGAGATCAAGGACTGA
- a CDS encoding NAD(P)H-quinone dehydrogenase — MTRIVIIGGGPGGYEAALVGAQLGAEVTVVDCDGLGGASVLTDCVPSKTLIATAEVMTTFDSSYEELGIIVADDTPPLEQAARVVGVDLGKVNRRVKRLALAQSHDITASVTRAGARVLRGRGRLSGRQALDGSRQVIVTAADGTEEALTADAVLIATGGHPRELPDAQPDGERILNWTQVYDLKELPEELIVVGSGVTGAEFAGAYQALGSRVTLVSSRDRVLPGEDPDAAAVLEDVFRRRGMNVMARSRASAAKRVGDRVEVTLDDGRVISGTHCLMAVGAIPNSAGMGLEEAGVRLKDSGHIWTDKVSRTSAPGVYAAGDVTGVFALASVAAMQGRIAMYHFLGDAVAPLNLKTVSSNVFTDPEIATVGFTQADVDAGKIDARVVKLPLLRNPRAKMQGIRDGFVKLFCRPGTGIVVGGCVVAPRASELIHPISIAVDNNLTVEQIANAFTVYPSLSGSIAEVARQLHTRKATGEV; from the coding sequence GTGACCCGGATCGTGATCATCGGCGGCGGACCCGGCGGATACGAGGCGGCCCTGGTGGGCGCCCAACTCGGCGCGGAGGTGACCGTCGTGGACTGCGACGGCCTCGGCGGCGCGTCCGTCCTGACCGACTGCGTCCCCTCCAAGACCCTGATCGCGACCGCCGAGGTGATGACCACCTTCGACTCCTCGTACGAGGAGCTCGGCATCATCGTCGCGGACGACACCCCGCCGCTGGAGCAGGCCGCCCGCGTCGTCGGCGTGGACCTCGGCAAGGTCAACCGCCGGGTGAAGCGGCTCGCGCTCGCCCAGTCGCACGACATCACCGCCTCCGTGACCCGGGCCGGCGCCCGGGTGCTGCGCGGCCGCGGCCGGCTGTCGGGCCGCCAGGCGCTCGACGGCTCGCGCCAGGTGATCGTCACCGCCGCCGACGGCACCGAGGAGGCGCTGACCGCCGACGCCGTGCTGATCGCGACCGGCGGCCACCCGCGCGAGCTGCCCGACGCCCAGCCGGACGGCGAGCGCATCCTGAACTGGACGCAGGTCTACGACCTCAAGGAGCTCCCCGAGGAGCTCATCGTGGTCGGTTCCGGTGTCACCGGCGCCGAGTTCGCCGGCGCGTACCAGGCGCTCGGCTCCCGCGTCACCCTCGTCTCCTCCCGCGACCGCGTGCTGCCGGGCGAGGACCCGGACGCTGCCGCGGTCCTGGAGGACGTCTTCCGCCGCCGCGGGATGAACGTCATGGCCCGCTCCCGCGCCTCTGCCGCCAAGCGGGTCGGTGACCGGGTCGAGGTCACCCTCGACGACGGCCGGGTCATCTCCGGCACGCACTGCCTGATGGCCGTCGGCGCCATCCCGAACTCGGCCGGAATGGGTCTGGAGGAGGCCGGGGTCCGGCTGAAGGATTCGGGCCACATCTGGACCGACAAGGTCTCCCGTACCTCCGCGCCGGGCGTGTACGCCGCGGGCGACGTCACGGGCGTCTTCGCACTCGCATCCGTCGCCGCCATGCAGGGCCGGATCGCGATGTACCACTTCCTCGGCGACGCGGTGGCCCCGCTGAACCTGAAGACGGTCTCCTCGAACGTCTTCACCGACCCGGAGATCGCCACCGTCGGCTTCACCCAGGCCGACGTGGACGCGGGCAAGATCGACGCCCGTGTCGTGAAGCTGCCGCTGCTGAGGAACCCGCGGGCCAAGATGCAGGGCATCCGGGACGGCTTCGTGAAGCTCTTCTGCCGCCCCGGCACCGGGATCGTGGTCGGCGGCTGCGTCGTCGCCCCGCGCGCGAGTGAACTGATCCACCCGATCTCGATCGCGGTCGACAACAATCTGACGGTCGAACAGATCGCAAACGCTTTCACCGTGTACCCCTCCCTGTCGGGCTCGATCGCGGAAGTGGCACGTCAGCTCCACACCCGGAAGGCGACGGGCGAGGTCTGA
- a CDS encoding PH domain-containing protein produces MTTQPPSSQPPAEPAYADRVFRSSMAIAGGVLLLALGGWLGGDAMVRGEGRTPWLALAGLLLVVPLVVAFTFRPAVFVNDDRLRIRNPFRTIVLPWAQVADVRASYSSEVITQSGAKYQLWAVPVSLRQRKKAARQQVRKSQDDPHGRTSVTASVDDKARVAPADQTIADLREQAERCGRLPGAQGEVKIRWAYEILAPSLAGLVVMIVLLATG; encoded by the coding sequence ATGACGACCCAGCCCCCGTCCTCACAGCCGCCCGCCGAGCCCGCCTACGCCGACCGCGTCTTCCGGTCGTCCATGGCGATCGCCGGCGGCGTGCTGCTGCTCGCCCTCGGCGGCTGGCTCGGCGGCGATGCGATGGTGCGCGGCGAGGGCCGCACGCCCTGGCTGGCGCTCGCGGGCCTGCTGCTCGTCGTGCCGCTGGTAGTGGCCTTCACCTTCCGGCCGGCGGTCTTCGTCAACGACGACCGGCTGCGGATCCGCAACCCGTTCCGCACGATCGTGCTGCCCTGGGCGCAGGTCGCCGATGTGCGCGCCTCGTACTCCAGCGAGGTCATCACGCAGTCCGGCGCCAAGTACCAGCTGTGGGCCGTCCCGGTGTCGCTGCGCCAGCGCAAGAAGGCCGCGCGGCAGCAGGTCCGCAAGTCCCAGGACGACCCGCACGGCCGGACGTCCGTGACAGCCTCCGTCGACGACAAGGCGCGCGTCGCGCCCGCCGACCAGACCATCGCCGACCTCCGCGAACAGGCCGAGCGGTGCGGCCGGCTGCCCGGCGCGCAGGGCGAGGTCAAGATCCGCTGGGCGTACGAGATCCTCGCGCCGTCCCTCGCCGGCCTCGTGGTGATGATCGTGCTGCTGGCGACGGGCTGA
- a CDS encoding DeoR/GlpR family DNA-binding transcription regulator, with protein MFAAERRQLILEMVRANGAVSLRELARVVQTSEVTVRRDVRALEAEGLLDRRHGGAVLPGGFTRESGFPQKSHLATAEKTAIADLAAGLVEEGEAIVVGAGTTTQELARRLARVPGLTVVTNSLLVAQALAHANRVEVVMTGGTLRGSNYALVGSGAEQSLQGLRVSRAFLSGSGLTAERGLSTSNMLSASVDRALVQAAAEVVVLADHTKLGTDTMFQTVPTDVITRLVTDEPPLHDDRAATELQALADQGVQITVAGASGGDAVPPGRPPRRDVPLPGQRAGVARHPGGQLRSAAAVLGAEQAPQDRARVADLRRR; from the coding sequence GTGTTCGCTGCAGAACGTCGCCAACTGATCCTCGAAATGGTGCGAGCCAACGGGGCCGTGTCGCTCCGTGAGCTCGCCCGCGTCGTCCAGACCTCCGAAGTGACCGTACGACGTGACGTGCGGGCGCTGGAGGCAGAAGGACTCCTCGACCGCCGGCACGGCGGTGCGGTACTGCCGGGCGGATTCACGCGAGAGTCCGGCTTCCCGCAGAAATCCCATCTCGCGACGGCCGAGAAGACGGCCATCGCCGACCTCGCCGCCGGCCTCGTCGAAGAGGGCGAAGCGATCGTCGTCGGCGCGGGGACGACCACACAGGAACTGGCCCGCCGGCTCGCCCGGGTGCCCGGTCTCACCGTCGTCACCAACTCGCTGCTCGTCGCCCAGGCCCTGGCCCATGCCAACCGGGTCGAGGTCGTGATGACCGGCGGCACCCTGCGCGGCTCCAACTACGCGCTGGTGGGCAGCGGGGCCGAGCAGTCGCTCCAGGGGCTCCGGGTCTCCCGGGCCTTCCTGTCCGGGAGCGGGCTGACCGCGGAGCGCGGTCTGTCCACGTCCAACATGCTCTCCGCGAGCGTGGACCGGGCCCTGGTGCAGGCGGCGGCCGAAGTCGTGGTCCTCGCCGACCACACCAAGCTCGGCACCGACACCATGTTCCAGACGGTGCCGACGGACGTCATCACCCGCCTGGTCACCGACGAGCCCCCGCTGCACGACGACCGGGCGGCCACCGAGCTCCAGGCGCTCGCCGACCAGGGCGTGCAGATCACTGTCGCAGGTGCCTCCGGCGGCGATGCGGTGCCACCGGGGCGACCGCCCCGCCGGGACGTCCCCCTGCCGGGTCAGCGGGCGGGTGTCGCCCGACACCCGGGTGGTCAACTGCGCAGTGCGGCGGCGGTGTTGGGCGCGGAGCAGGCGCCGCAGGACCGGGCCCGGGTGGCCGACCTCCGCCGCCGCTGA
- a CDS encoding phospho-sugar mutase → MTTQDDLLARAQAWLAEDPDGETREELAALIQAGDRDELTVRFAGTLQFGTAGLRGELGAGPMRMNRSVVIRAAAGLAAYLKAKGQSGGLVVIGYDARYKSADFARDTAAVMVGAGLRAALLPRPLPTPVLAYAIRHLGAVAGVEVTASHNPPRDNGYKVYLGDGSQIVPPADAEIAAEIAAVRSLADVPRPAEGWETLGDEVLQAYLARTDAVLTNGSPRTANVVYTAMHGVGKDVVIAAFERAGFPAPVLVAEQAEPDPAFPTVAFPNPEEPGAMDLAFAKAREVRPDVVIANDPDADRCAVAVPDNGDWRMLRGDEVGALLAAHLVHKGVSRGDKNSVFAESIVSSSLLGRIAKAARLGYEETLTGFKWIARVEGLRYGYEEALGYCVDPEGVRDKDGITAALLVTELVSELKAQGRTLQDLLDDLAVEHGLHATDQLSVRVEDLTIIANAMAALRENPPARLAGLTVVTAEDLTKGSEALPPTDGLRYYLEGAYDARVIVRPSGTEPKLKCYLEVVVPVAGPTELAAARATGAEVLDAIKKDLAAAAGI, encoded by the coding sequence GTGACGACGCAGGACGACCTCCTCGCCCGGGCCCAGGCGTGGCTCGCCGAGGACCCCGACGGCGAGACCCGCGAGGAGCTCGCCGCTCTCATCCAGGCCGGCGACCGGGACGAGCTCACCGTCCGCTTCGCCGGCACGCTGCAGTTCGGCACCGCCGGCCTCCGCGGCGAGCTCGGCGCCGGCCCCATGCGGATGAACCGCTCCGTGGTCATCCGCGCCGCCGCCGGCCTCGCCGCGTACCTGAAGGCGAAGGGCCAGAGCGGCGGCCTCGTCGTCATCGGCTACGACGCCCGCTACAAGTCGGCCGACTTCGCCCGTGACACCGCCGCCGTCATGGTCGGCGCCGGGCTGCGCGCCGCGCTGCTGCCGCGCCCGCTGCCGACGCCGGTCCTCGCGTACGCCATAAGGCACCTGGGCGCCGTCGCCGGCGTCGAGGTGACCGCGAGCCACAACCCGCCGCGCGACAACGGCTACAAGGTCTACCTCGGCGACGGCTCGCAGATCGTGCCGCCGGCCGACGCGGAGATCGCCGCAGAGATCGCGGCGGTCCGCTCGCTGGCCGACGTACCGCGCCCGGCCGAGGGCTGGGAGACGCTCGGGGACGAGGTCCTCCAGGCGTACCTGGCCCGTACGGACGCGGTCCTGACGAACGGTTCCCCGCGCACCGCGAACGTCGTCTACACGGCCATGCACGGCGTCGGCAAGGACGTCGTGATCGCCGCCTTCGAGCGGGCCGGCTTCCCCGCCCCGGTGCTCGTCGCCGAGCAGGCCGAGCCCGACCCGGCGTTCCCGACCGTCGCGTTCCCCAACCCGGAGGAGCCGGGCGCGATGGACCTGGCGTTCGCGAAGGCCCGCGAGGTCCGGCCGGACGTCGTGATCGCCAACGACCCGGACGCCGACCGCTGCGCCGTCGCCGTCCCGGACAACGGCGACTGGCGGATGCTGCGTGGCGACGAGGTCGGCGCACTGCTCGCCGCGCACCTCGTGCACAAGGGGGTGTCACGCGGTGACAAGAACAGCGTGTTCGCCGAGTCGATCGTGTCGTCCTCGCTGCTCGGCCGGATCGCGAAGGCGGCCCGCCTCGGCTACGAGGAGACCCTCACCGGCTTCAAGTGGATCGCCCGCGTGGAGGGCCTGCGGTACGGCTACGAGGAGGCGCTCGGCTACTGCGTCGACCCCGAGGGCGTCCGCGACAAGGACGGCATCACGGCAGCGCTGCTGGTGACCGAGCTGGTCTCGGAGCTCAAGGCGCAGGGCCGGACGCTCCAGGACCTGCTCGACGACCTGGCCGTCGAGCACGGGCTGCACGCCACCGACCAGTTGTCGGTGCGGGTCGAGGACCTGACGATCATCGCGAACGCCATGGCGGCGCTGCGCGAGAACCCGCCGGCGCGGCTCGCCGGGCTGACCGTCGTCACCGCCGAGGACCTCACCAAGGGCTCCGAGGCGCTGCCGCCGACGGACGGCCTGCGCTACTACCTGGAGGGCGCGTACGACGCCCGGGTCATCGTCCGCCCCAGCGGCACCGAGCCCAAGCTCAAGTGCTACCTGGAGGTCGTCGTCCCGGTCGCCGGCCCGACCGAACTCGCCGCGGCCCGCGCCACGGGCGCCGAGGTGCTCGACGCGATCAAGAAGGACCTGGCGGCGGCCGCGGGCATCTGA
- a CDS encoding helix-turn-helix domain-containing protein encodes MRADARRNHDRLLDAARAAFAEHGADASLEDVARRAGVGIGTLYRHFPNRPALLGAVFQDALEALLRRSAELAEADEPCRALVEWLRAVVAHAGAYRGLARALMSASRDESSALGQCSVPLHAAGERLLVRAQEAGSVRRDVSVGDLMQLTNAIALAAEQSPEDEELADRLLALTLQGLRPAP; translated from the coding sequence ATGCGCGCCGACGCGCGTCGCAACCACGACCGGCTGCTCGATGCCGCCCGCGCGGCCTTCGCCGAGCACGGCGCGGACGCCTCCCTGGAGGACGTGGCGCGCCGGGCGGGCGTCGGCATCGGGACGCTGTACCGGCACTTCCCGAACCGGCCGGCGCTGCTCGGCGCGGTGTTCCAGGACGCTCTGGAGGCTCTGCTGCGCCGGTCCGCCGAGCTGGCGGAGGCGGACGAGCCGTGCAGGGCGCTGGTGGAGTGGCTACGGGCCGTCGTCGCGCACGCGGGCGCGTACCGAGGGCTGGCTCGGGCACTCATGTCGGCCTCGCGCGACGAGAGTTCGGCGCTCGGGCAGTGCAGCGTGCCGCTGCACGCGGCGGGCGAACGTTTGCTCGTCCGGGCGCAGGAGGCGGGCTCGGTACGCCGCGACGTCTCGGTCGGCGACCTGATGCAGCTCACCAACGCGATCGCGCTGGCCGCCGAACAGTCGCCGGAGGACGAGGAGTTGGCGGACCGGCTGCTGGCGCTCACCCTGCAGGGCCTGAGGCCCGCCCCGTAG
- a CDS encoding class F sortase, with the protein MNRRPAAALLALAATVALAGCGATAPKATPAATVAPTSAAPAPAAKNVAPLSRSEPVRVQVPSAGVDTGTGKVLKLGLAKDGTVEVPSVADADRIGWYTKGVTPGETGPAVLIGHFDTANGPAVLKDVAKVKVGDPITVTRADGSRAVFTVRALEQVDKKTFPTQKVYGNTARPELRLITCGGALVDGHRPDNIIVYADLTATHTA; encoded by the coding sequence ATGAACCGCCGTCCCGCCGCCGCCCTCCTCGCCCTCGCCGCCACGGTCGCGCTCGCCGGCTGCGGGGCGACCGCACCGAAGGCCACCCCGGCCGCCACCGTCGCCCCGACCTCGGCCGCGCCGGCGCCCGCGGCGAAGAACGTCGCGCCGCTGTCCCGTTCCGAGCCGGTACGGGTCCAGGTGCCGTCCGCGGGCGTGGACACCGGCACCGGGAAGGTCCTGAAGCTGGGGCTCGCGAAGGACGGGACGGTCGAGGTGCCGTCCGTCGCCGACGCGGACAGGATCGGCTGGTACACCAAGGGCGTCACGCCCGGCGAGACCGGGCCGGCCGTCCTGATCGGCCACTTCGACACCGCGAACGGCCCGGCCGTGCTCAAGGACGTCGCCAAGGTGAAGGTCGGCGACCCGATCACCGTCACCCGCGCCGACGGCTCGCGCGCCGTCTTCACGGTCCGCGCGCTGGAGCAGGTCGACAAGAAGACCTTCCCGACACAGAAGGTCTACGGCAACACCGCCCGCCCCGAGCTGCGCCTGATCACCTGCGGCGGCGCGCTGGTCGACGGCCACCGCCCCGACAACATCATCGTGTACGCCGATCTCACCGCGACGCACACCGCCTGA
- a CDS encoding gamma-glutamylcyclotransferase — MSLYAAYAGNLDPRLMTRRAPHSPLRGTGWLNGWRLTFGGEHMGWEGALPTIVEAPRQQVFVALYDIAPMDEDSMDRWEGVGLDIYRRMRVRVDTLDGEEPAWLYVLNAYEGGLPSARYLGEIADAAESAGAPHDYVMELRKRPC; from the coding sequence ATGTCGCTCTACGCCGCGTACGCCGGCAACCTCGACCCGCGGCTCATGACCCGCCGCGCCCCGCACTCCCCGCTGCGCGGCACCGGCTGGCTGAACGGCTGGCGGCTGACGTTCGGGGGCGAGCACATGGGCTGGGAGGGCGCGCTGCCCACGATCGTGGAGGCCCCGCGCCAGCAGGTGTTCGTCGCGCTCTACGACATCGCCCCGATGGACGAGGACTCCATGGACCGCTGGGAGGGTGTCGGCCTCGACATCTACCGGCGCATGCGGGTGCGGGTCGACACGCTGGACGGCGAGGAGCCGGCCTGGCTGTACGTGCTGAACGCGTACGAGGGCGGACTGCCGTCCGCCCGCTATCTCGGCGAGATCGCCGACGCCGCGGAGTCGGCGGGGGCGCCGCACGACTACGTGATGGAACTGCGCAAGCGCCCGTGCTGA
- the deoC gene encoding deoxyribose-phosphate aldolase: MPTTASAASAFADVTASAGALRRFLHGLPGVDPVGLEARAASLGTRSIKTTAKAYAIDLAISMIDLTTLEGADTPGKVRALAAKAVNPDPTDRTTPSTAAVCVYPDMVATAKAALAGSDVKVASVATAFPAGRAALPVKLADTRDAVAAGADEIDMVIDRGAFLAGDYLKVYDEIRAVKEASGPARLKVIFETGELSTYDNIRRASWLGMMAGADFIKTSTGKVAVNATPANTLLMLEAVRDFRAQTGIQVGVKPAGGIRTSKDAIKFLVLVNETVGTDWLDNHWFRFGASSLLNDLLMQRQKLATGRYSGPDYVTVD, from the coding sequence ATGCCCACCACTGCATCCGCAGCTTCCGCTTTCGCCGACGTAACCGCGTCCGCCGGCGCGCTGCGTCGCTTCCTCCACGGGCTCCCCGGTGTGGACCCCGTGGGTCTCGAAGCGCGCGCCGCGTCCCTCGGTACCCGCTCGATCAAGACGACGGCCAAGGCGTACGCCATCGACCTGGCCATCTCGATGATCGACCTCACGACGCTCGAAGGCGCGGACACCCCGGGCAAGGTCCGGGCGCTCGCCGCCAAGGCCGTCAACCCCGATCCGACCGACCGGACGACCCCGTCGACCGCCGCGGTCTGCGTCTACCCCGACATGGTGGCCACCGCCAAGGCCGCCCTCGCGGGCTCCGACGTGAAGGTCGCCTCGGTCGCCACCGCCTTCCCGGCCGGCCGCGCGGCCCTGCCGGTGAAGCTCGCGGACACCCGCGACGCCGTCGCCGCGGGCGCCGACGAGATCGACATGGTGATCGACCGCGGCGCCTTCCTGGCCGGCGACTACCTCAAGGTCTACGACGAGATCCGCGCCGTGAAGGAGGCCTCCGGGCCGGCCCGGCTCAAGGTGATCTTCGAGACCGGCGAACTCTCGACGTACGACAACATCCGCCGCGCCTCCTGGCTCGGCATGATGGCGGGCGCCGACTTCATCAAGACCTCGACCGGCAAGGTCGCGGTCAACGCCACCCCGGCGAACACGCTCCTGATGCTGGAGGCGGTCCGCGACTTCCGCGCGCAGACCGGGATCCAGGTCGGCGTGAAGCCGGCCGGCGGCATCCGCACCTCCAAGGACGCCATCAAGTTCCTGGTCCTGGTCAACGAGACCGTCGGGACGGACTGGCTGGACAACCACTGGTTCCGCTTCGGCGCCTCCAGCCTGCTCAACGACCTGCTCATGCAGCGTCAGAAGCTGGCGACCGGCCGCTACTCCGGCCCCGACTACGTGACGGTGGACTGA